Genomic DNA from Ciona intestinalis unplaced genomic scaffold, KH HT000034.2, whole genome shotgun sequence:
AAAAGATGATACAGAgtaatattgatttaaaactatcttgattgaaaaaattaagaaacttGACATCAAAATTTAACTTTCGAGTGAACAGCTATTGCAATAACGCATTACCTAGAATTCAGCACagcaaaaaatttttttttaaaaaaggattaaaaaaatatacaaggaTTAAAAAGGTTATGCTTAACTGACCATGGCAGTGATGTCACCATTGGCTTGAAGATATTCCACAATCTTGCTCTTGTGAGCTGGTTCCACTCGAGCAAAAAGACGAGCCTCAAGACAAGCTTTGAACTGTTGTTCTGGGTTCAGTTGATCAAACTCACGACCAGTGAATGAACGACCTGAGAGTTAATTATTCGGTTGGAacatttgttgtttgtgtttctTTTTAGTGTCACTGAACGAtcaacattcattcataaaactttattcaaaggggcataccaatgaaaaaattaaaatttaattatagaTAGAattgctcaaatgtgatctaaagttACCAGCaaccttttaaaaaacgaaacacTATCTGAAAAAAGTTGTGTAAAAAACCCGCTGGTGTAAAATCTCGTTTAAGCATTTCTTatcaaaacacaaactttgattttttgttggtatgtccctttaatattttgtttatacataTGGGGTTGTGGTGCAACTTTAGCATAAATCACATAGCTtgacccatatagaatagaacccGAAATTAAACCCAAACCTGTTGTATCTTCATCTTCACCGAAGACACCAATACGTCGGCAGATTGCTTCTGCAGTTGCTTTGTTATCACCGGTGATGACGATGACGCGAATTCCAGCGTTTCTACAATCCTGAACAGCTTGAAATACTTCAAGACGAGGTGGGTCAAGCATTCCAACGATTCCAACGAAGGTGATGCCAGTctgttaacatattttttgcaatttgtCAAATTTTCCAGGCACCgaaaataaattactaaaatttGCCATTTTTCGAAAAATCCAAAATGAAAACAACCCACCATATAAGATGTTAAGCACAGTTTACagtaagaaataataaaatattagttagTTAGGCATTTCAATGTTGAGAATGGGAAACActatataacagtatatatTATGCATATAATGCttcattaaatattgattgtacaataattaaaaactataaatttaacaattggAAATTTCACTCGCAGCCTTACCATTAgtgtttacaatattattattcattTGAACTCttattaaatttgaaatatttttgcattCCTGGTTATCAGTTTGATATGGTGTAAGCAGCTGGTCAATGgacaatgttaaaattaaaggaCATTGTTTAACATAGGCTACATGAAgactaaaataaaactttccaCAAAAAAGTGAATGCAATATGTGGTCATAATAATGCACTAATTACGccaaaattatttcaattacCTTGAAATTTAAGTTATGGCAactatttcttattttattacagaGATACATAAAGTCAAGTCTATaactatttaattaattaggGTCAAACTATATACCTCATATTTAGCAAATTTAGTTGCATCACTTAGATCCATATCACTAGGGCTCATTGGGTTATCAACCACACCAACAGCAAGACATCTGAGAGTATCACGACCAGTTCCGTATGCCTTCACTCGTTCCAATATACTTTGCTTGATATCCGATGTCATCTCATGTTTGTTCTTCCCAATCCTTACATGTGTGCATCTATCCAGGATACCTGTatggtttaaaaaagaatagattGACTATTTTACTTCActtaagaataaaaagttgtttttattgttgtgtGGAACATAAGTAAAACTGCTCTGTGATCCCTACTTAACTACAAAATACCAGTTACAAATCTTAATGCTACCACTAATTTGAGTGTATGTGCTGTCAGACAAGGCAGCTAAACAGTAACAGCTTCAATCAAGTAGCCATTATCATTAATGGGTTGCCAAAATTGGGGCTCATAGAGAAAAAACACACTCAGGTTAAGTATATAGAACAGGACACATAACTTCTGAAGTTCTACACTCATGcaagaataattaaaaaccattcattcattcattaaaaatatgtaacaaaccaacagtgtttaatatttaaataaagtttaaccaAAGGAAAGTCTCACCTTCTGGGGCTCCTTTCACAAACATCTTTGGATCATTTGATCCATTAGTTGATGAACAATACGAACTCATAGATTTTCGATCTCGGGAAAATTCAAGAGTGAATTCTTTTTTGATCATATCCTTGATAGCCTTTAATGGtaattaaacacaatgttAGGACATCAATACAACTAACTTTAAAGCCAATCTCAAATCATCCGTATCGTGAATAAACATAGTACATGTGTTATGATGTATACGGTACTAAACACGAGGTTAAACATACATCATATTGGCTACTGGTTTTATGAATTAAGAAAATATATCAAGCAGtgatataatttttatatggtTTAGATAAAAgcacagttttatttttacaaaactatgaGTGTTAAATTTGGAAACATTGCGAGAAAATggtaactttatatatttctaaaaagttACATGTTTTGGATTGTAAACCAAAGTCAtacattgttaaatataagttgtttAGTTATTAGGCACCCATGAAAATATTAACTAAACCTACAATTACATTCCCTATTCATACAAAAAAGGCAAAGATACTTACTGAGTTGCATGGGTGGGATCGTTCGGATTTGGTCAACGTAGACAGATCGGTGTTGAAGACGTTCATCTTTTCGCAAAGTACTGTGAGAGCGGTTTCGGTTGCTTCCCCAACTTTTTCATAAACTCCCTTCACCTACACCatgattattgtttaaactatgCTGTGTGGTTAGAGATGCAttgccacgcaaggataatcGGCTTTAATGCCCAATGTTGCTACCATTTAAAGCATGAGGTGGCCATGGCAAGAAACTGAATGATACTTGCAACTTCACTAATTGgttgcaaaaaaagaaaattccaGCTTTAACTTCGACTGCagtatataaattaaacaaatgggCACAAAAAGGTAAAGTCAATCAAATATTAACAGACTGAATTTAAAATCATACATACCTCATTATAATCTAGCGATGAATCATTGCAGAGAGCACATATGGTGGATAATTCAGTGAGAGCATCATAATCGCTGCATCGAATCTTCTTTCCATCCTTTGTCACCTCTCCGGTTGGTTCATAGGTGGAGCCAGATATTTCAAATTCATGAAACTTAGCTCCGTCATTTGCCAGTTTATCGACAATGAACATCTGGGAGGATATGAAAGTCAACGAAAAAGAAAGCAGAAGGGGCAAATGGTATACACAGCTGCATACTATGTTGATTCGTCACATTTTCTCCTGGTAGGTAATTcaacacatttttatattaaaatgtttattatgtctcactgatacctactgtaacattttcttttttaaaaaaatcggttGATCGTATTGAAAATTTGGTTTACTTTTACAAAGTGCCAAGCTAATATATTCTGGGATGTAACCAAATTTGTTTCAGACCAAATACATTGGACTCTTCAATGAAGAAAAATGcttaacaattttgtttttaccctGCATACAGACATCTGGTTGGTAGTAAGAGTTCCAGTTTTATCAGAGCAGATTACGGAGGTACAACCAAGAGTTTCAACGGATGGAAGACTGCGGACAATTGAGTTTTTCTTTGCCATTCTTCTTGTACCAAGAGCCAAGCAAGTAGTGATGACTGCTGGTAATCCTTCGGGAATGGCTGCTACAGCAAGGGCTACAGCGATCTGTATCAAGTTTGGTTTAGTCAGTATTTACAAGCAAATAACCACAAAGCAGCCAACACTGGAACCTATAAACACTAATGTACATGTaagtaaacaaaagaaatttgcattaaacagtaaacatgTAGATAAAATAACTGGTGGTTACCTTGAAGTAGTAAATGGCTCCTTTCAACCAAGATCCACCGTGCACTGGGTCGTTAAAATGTCCGATATTTATTGCCCAAACCGCAATGCAAATCACAGAGATGATCTAGGAAATAAGTATACAGATTTAGCTTGTGATAAAATATGGATATTAATTAGGTATAgatattaattaaaagaaaactttgCCAGCAATAGGACAAGTTATGTCAAAATCACTTTGATGTCAAAATGCAAGGCAAAGTTTCAAATCTTTTCTACGACTTTGACTTCTGAACACTTTTTGGGGGGGGTgtgaataatataataacaattgtACCTTGGACAGCTGTTCACTAAACTCATCAAGTTTTTGTTGCAGAGGTGTCTTTTCTGCTTCAGTCTCTGCCATCTGATCTCGAATTTTTCCAATTTCTGTGTTGCTTCCTGTTCCAATCACAATGCCGGTAGCTTTTCCTGATGCGATGTTCGTTCCCTGttgattaaattattaatttcaaTGTCAGGTTACTTCAATATGTATATTCTGTGATTTGGATGAATACTTACAGAGAACAACATGTTCTTCTTGTCTTGATTGACAGCTCTGGGATCAGGAACAGGGTCCGTGTGCTTGATTACGCTCACACTCTCACCTAAAAATATTGAAGTGAAAAAATAAGGTTTATTTTGTGCACACCTAAATACATGAgtaataatacaaaaagtGATTAGGTGAAAGATTTTCTGTGTAGGTAGATATATCGTATAAAATCACAGTGGTATTTAGGCCGCGAAATATGACGCAAaggtttgaaatataaatcaaCAGTCCCAATATCCTGTTTGACAGTTTTTTACTGTGCAGGGCGTGATTTATATTCGTatactaaataataaattttgcaGTTACAGACACATGTGGTTAAATAAATGACGAACCATTGATATGCAATGGTTAAACATGTAAAtcaaaaaaggtttaatatatatacatatattatatcaacaaacataaatactattacttgtaacttgtaagtatacagctttcaatatatttaatgacTAAAACCTTAGAtcataaattaattataaaacattaactttGTATCAAAAATGACTGTAAGATTTTAAGCCGACTtgcaattaaaacataaaaaactagaacatattaaaaaagatatGCTTGTGTTATGTCAAGAGGACACCATGGATTTTCTTACTTAGTATGATAACACATTGTAATTTGCAGCAAAGAAAAACACGACAAACAATACCTAGAAACCATTGCATGTTATTTACCATACGCGTGAGTCATATATTAGAGCaataccattttattttaaactcagAGGAAACTACAACAAAACGAGTTCTAGCTAACTGTACAACACTTGTATGACGTATCAATGCATCACAAACAAAGTAGAACAACTATGAATTAAGTTagaaatttgtaaaatgttttatccGATAAAAACTGCAATATGGTTTTagttaaaagataaaacaatataaaatagtagTGTACTGGACTACTAGTGTTTATACATTGTACATACAAACATTTACGAATATATATGTCAATATGTGTTTTTGGTGATTTCACACGATTGATTGGATTTTGCTCAACCAATTGGAAAAATCAAGtgtaataaaaactaaaaactcgaatttaaaatgaaacagataattcttatatatatatatgtttaaaacttcaaTGATTTTAGTAGAAACCGACCTGTAAGGATGGCTTGGTCAACTCTGAGGGTTGTTGAATGGATTGCAATCAGACGAATATCAGCTGGAACTTTATCTCCGACTGAAAACAAAGGCAAATTGAAATTATGGAATTTTAAGTTGTAccgcaaaaaaaattttatgttaggTACAAAACATTAAgcattcaaattaaaaattgggGTGGCGAGATAACAGGTAGGTTTTATGTTATGACATAATACAATATGCACTAGAAtagcaattgtttaaaaaggcCGTTGAAAATGCGTTTCtgagaaaaaaattatgttcttAAGCAAACAAGACTGCAAAATGCATAGTTAATTAAATTGGTATTTTTACTCATGtaatttctttgttaatttgttttcttttaattaagaTAAATTGCTCTTAAAAACATTGTGTCTTCTTGCCcgcaatatatattttttcttaaagtCAGAGAAATAAAGATGTACAAAATCTTGAATAAAACTTTACAACTTCAAAAA
This window encodes:
- the LOC100182988 gene encoding sarcoplasmic/endoplasmic reticulum calcium ATPase 1-like isoform X1; protein product: MEDAYAKTTEEVLKFFDVSENLGLSQEQVKRNREKYGPNELPADEGKPLWQMIVEQFEDLLVRILLLAAIISFVLALFEEGDESITAFVEPFVILLILIANSIIGIWQERNAESAIEALKEYEPEMGKVLRQDRSTIQRVLARQIVPGDIVQVAVGDKVPADIRLIAIHSTTLRVDQAILTGESVSVIKHTDPVPDPRAVNQDKKNMLFSGTNIASGKATGIVIGTGSNTEIGKIRDQMAETEAEKTPLQQKLDEFSEQLSKIISVICIAVWAINIGHFNDPVHGGSWLKGAIYYFKIAVALAVAAIPEGLPAVITTCLALGTRRMAKKNSIVRSLPSVETLGCTSVICSDKTGTLTTNQMSVCRMFIVDKLANDGAKFHEFEISGSTYEPTGEVTKDGKKIRCSDYDALTELSTICALCNDSSLDYNEVKGVYEKVGEATETALTVLCEKMNVFNTDLSTLTKSERSHPCNSAIKDMIKKEFTLEFSRDRKSMSSYCSSTNGSNDPKMFVKGAPEGILDRCTHVRIGKNKHEMTSDIKQSILERVKAYGTGRDTLRCLAVGVVDNPMSPSDMDLSDATKFAKYETGITFVGIVGMLDPPRLEVFQAVQDCRNAGIRVIVITGDNKATAEAICRRIGVFGEDEDTTGRSFTGREFDQLNPEQQFKACLEARLFARVEPAHKSKIVEYLQANGDITAMTGDGVNDAPALKKAEIGIAMGSGTAVAKSASDMVLADDNFTSIVAAVEEGRAIYNNMKQFIRYLISSNIGEVVCIFLAAALGVPEALIPVQLLWVNLVTDGLPATALSFNPADLDIMEKCPRSTKDTLINKWLMFRYCVVGAYVGIATVASASWWFMFADNGPSMTWWQLTHYMSCSTQPENFEGIDCKIFEDPHPMTMALSVLVTIEMLNALNSVSENQSLFRMPPWQNMWLIGAICLSMTLHFMILHVDPLPMVFQICPLNWTEWMMVLKMSLPVIIIDEGMKWFSRNFVEGGVVKVGDRKKME
- the LOC100182988 gene encoding sarcoplasmic/endoplasmic reticulum calcium ATPase 2-like isoform X2, translating into MEDAYAKTTEEVLKFFDVSENLGLSQEQVKRNREKYGPNELPADEGKPLWQMIVEQFEDLLVRILLLAAIISFVLALFEEGDESITAFVEPFVILLILIANSIIGIWQERNAESAIEALKEYEPEMGKVLRQDRSTIQRVLARQIVPGDIVQVAVGDKVPADIRLIAIHSTTLRVDQAILTGESVSVIKHTDPVPDPRAVNQDKKNMLFSGTNIASGKATGIVIGTGSNTEIGKIRDQMAETEAEKTPLQQKLDEFSEQLSKIISVICIAVWAINIGHFNDPVHGGSWLKGAIYYFKIAVALAVAAIPEGLPAVITTCLALGTRRMAKKNSIVRSLPSVETLGCTSVICSDKTGTLTTNQMSVCRMFIVDKLANDGAKFHEFEISGSTYEPTGEVTKDGKKIRCSDYDALTELSTICALCNDSSLDYNEVKGVYEKVGEATETALTVLCEKMNVFNTDLSTLTKSERSHPCNSAIKDMIKKEFTLEFSRDRKSMSSYCSSTNGSNDPKMFVKGAPEGILDRCTHVRIGKNKHEMTSDIKQSILERVKAYGTGRDTLRCLAVGVVDNPMSPSDMDLSDATKFAKYETGITFVGIVGMLDPPRLEVFQAVQDCRNAGIRVIVITGDNKATAEAICRRIGVFGEDEDTTGRSFTGREFDQLNPEQQFKACLEARLFARVEPAHKSKIVEYLQANGDITAMTGDGVNDAPALKKAEIGIAMGSGTAVAKSASDMVLADDNFTSIVAAVEEGRAIYNNMKQFIRYLISSNIGEVVCIFLAAALGVPEALIPVQLLWVNLVTDGLPATALSFNPADLDIMEKCPRSTKDTLINKWLMFRYCVVGVYVGTMTTGASIWWYIAAPDGPKLSFWQVTHYMSCSTQPENFEGIDCKIFEDPHPMTMALSVLVTIEMLNALNSVSENQSLFRMPPWQNMWLIGAICLSMTLHFMILHVDPLPMVFQICPLNWTEWMMVLKMSLPVIIIDEGMKWFSRNFVEGGVVKVGDRKKME